A genomic stretch from Helianthus annuus cultivar XRQ/B chromosome 1, HanXRQr2.0-SUNRISE, whole genome shotgun sequence includes:
- the LOC110928940 gene encoding ATP-dependent DNA helicase PIF1-like, producing the protein MLDSFQEGLYSTENLNALKISGLPNHRLVLKVGVPVMLLRNIDQQKGLCNGTRLKITFLDKRVIEAEVISGGNISTRVFIPRLNMIPSDKKIPFEFQRRQFPLSVCFVMTINKSQGPSLSKVGLYLKDPVFTHGQLYVALSRVKTREGVKILIFDADGKPTNKTSNVVYKEVFGSL; encoded by the coding sequence ATGCTTGATTCATTTCAAGAAGGTTTATACTCAACAGAAAATTTGAATGCTCTTAAGATTTCTGGCTTGCCTAATCATAGATTAGTTCTTAAAGTTGGTGTTCCTGTCATGCTTCTCCGCAACATCGATCAACAGAAAGGTTTATGTAACGGTACAAGGCTAAAAATTACTTTTCTAGACAAACGAGTAATAGAAGCTGAAGTAATATCTGGCGGTAATATCAGCACAAGAGTTTTTATTCCAAGGCTTAATATGATTCCGTCCGACAAAAAAATACCATTCGAATTCCAACGAAGACAATTTCCTCTATCAGTTTGTTTTGTCATGACAATTAACAAGAGTCAAGGACCATCGTTATCAAAAGTTGGTCTGTATTTGAAAGATCCTGTGTTCACTCATGGTCAGTTGTACGTTGCATTATCAAGGGTCAAGACCAGAGAAGGAGTTAAAATATTGATATTCGATGCCGATGGAAAACCAACAAATAAGACGTCTAATGTCGTCTATAAAGAAGTCTTTGGTAGCTTATAA
- the LOC110873616 gene encoding growth-regulating factor 6: MELEHQALIYKYITVNAPIPSNLLIPKRKALETTAFCYPGANLRHTAYGWGGFHMRFSNNSDEKKWRCSRDTVADQKYCERHMNRGRHRSRKPVEGQPGHSILSPLRMGLGVGNTTATNVFDERSQAVNWIPVSWETSSGGPLGEVLNHNTNNGLSALNLMTDGWDSAAKGFGCFSNSSAGSSPRTDNSLVGSTLITSSLPLL, encoded by the exons ATGGAGTTAGAACACCAAGCATTGATCTACAAATACATAACGGTTAACGCACCGATTCCGTCTAATCTCCTTATTCCGAAAAGAAAAGCTCTTGAAACGACAGCGTTTTGTTATCCCGGAGCCAATCTCCGGCACACCGCCT ATGGATGGGGTGGTTTCCATATGAGGTTTTCGAATAACTCCGATGAGAAGAAGTGGCGGTGCTCGAGGGACACAGTGGCGGATCAGAAGTATTGTGAACGACATATGAACAGAGGTCGTCATCGTTCAAGAAAGCCTGTGGAAGGCCAACCGGGTCATTCCATCTTGTCGCCTCTAAGAATGGGACTGGGAGTGGGTAATACCACGGCCACCAACGTTTTCGATGAAAGGTCTCAAGCAGTGAACTGGATCCCTGTGTCTTGGGAAACCTCGTCGGGCGGGCCCTTAGGTGAAGTCTTGAATCACAATACAAACAACGGACTGTCGGCACTAAACCTGATGACAGATGGTTGGGACAGTGCTGCAAAGGGTTTTGGTTGTTTTTCAAATAGTAGTGCAGGGAGCAGCCCAAGAACAGACAACAGTCTTGTTGGATCCACACTCATCACATCTTCCTTGCCTTTGTTGTAA
- the LOC110928936 gene encoding polygalacturonase — MRLDFVTNSTISHIRSINSKNSHFNIFACHNLNMSNIRISAPGDSPNTDGIKIGSSTKIKILDSIISTGDDCISIISGSHDIEVTGVHCGPGHGFSIGSLGGSHFKEFVTGIVIRNSTLHGTQNGLRIKTWAPSMPSLASDIIFDDIIMVDVSNPIFIDQQYCPRSPCNLKAQSKVQIKNVTFRKVRGTSRSKVAVKIQCSKCVPCKGINLVNINLAYRGPEGQVESSCFNVQGKSYGLQIPSGCL, encoded by the exons ATGCGGCTTGATTTTGTTACCAATTCAACAATAAGCCACATCCGATCAATCAATAGCAAGAACTCTCATTTCAATATATTCGCATGCCACAACTTGAACATGAGCAACATTCGGATCAGCGCCCCAGGAGATAGCCCAAACACCGATGGCATAAAAATCGGGAGCTCGACCAAAATCAAGATCCTAGACTCTATCATAAGTACCGGTGATGACTGCATATCGATTATTTCTGGCAGTCACGATATAGAAGTCACAGGAGTCCATTGTGGGCCAGGACATGGGTTTAGCATCGGTAGCTTAGGTGGGTCACACTTCAAAGAATTTGTAACCGGTATAGTCATACGAAACTCGACATTACACGGGACTCAAAACGGTTTAAGGATCAAAACATGGGCACCATCTATGCCTAGCCTTGCTTCGGATATTATATTCGATGACATCATCATGGTAGATGTGAGTAACCCGATTTTTATCGACCAACAATATTGCCCGCGATCTCCTTGCAACCTAAAG GCACAATCCAAAGTTCAAATAAAGAATGTAACATTTAGAAAAGTGCGTGGCACATCAAGGTCTAAGGTTGCAGTTAAGATCCAATGTAGCAAATGTGTGCCATGTAAAGGTATTAACCTCGTGAACATTAACTTGGCGTATCGTGGTCCAGAGGGACAGGTGGAGTCATCGTGCTTCAATGTTCAAGGAAAGTCGTATGGCCTGCAAATTCCATCGGGTTGTCTATAG